From a region of the Halanaerobium hydrogeniformans genome:
- a CDS encoding nucleotidyltransferase domain-containing protein: MNIEKLKEILLKRKEIIFAYLFGSFAENKENSLSDIDLAVYIDQSEPLHLNQNQDLHQKRY, encoded by the coding sequence ATGAATATAGAAAAATTAAAAGAAATCCTATTAAAGAGAAAAGAAATAATATTTGCTTATCTTTTCGGATCTTTTGCTGAAAATAAAGAAAATTCCCTTAGCGATATAGATTTAGCTGTCTATATAGATCAAAGTGAACCTCTCCATCTAAATCAAAACCAAGATTTGCATCAAAAGAGATACTAG
- a CDS encoding transposase produces MNRDLNNNYHSVYSLQYHLVVSSGGATIETIKKYIENQNK; encoded by the coding sequence ATGAATAGAGACTTAAATAACAATTATCATTCTGTTTATAGTCTACAATATCATTTAGTTGTATCTTCTGGTGGTGCTACTATTGAGACAATTAAAAAGTATATTGAAAATCAGAATAAATAG
- a CDS encoding diguanylate cyclase — protein sequence MKRLSSFESVKKKRAFSKEVIYPLEVLGDLVSAAYNKYINFKKITHLNTHDNLTGLYNRKCFISEMKKLDKKENLPIGIIMTDINGLKLINNSYGQQIGDQIIIKSAELLKTTLKSNDIIGRWGGDEFIIIMINTHKQEVELYTREIKNLINIEPQSKIDISLSAGSALKITAEEKILNLIQQAEQALFTDQLTKEKSSKNKIVQSLLSTLRNKSNETEHHSVRMAELAQELGRAVGVGNNDLNKLALLANIHDIGKITIPESILNKPGKPDKEEWEILKKHPIKGAEIASETDEFAPVAEEILSHHEHFDVSGYPRGLKGKEIPLLARILTIVDAYDVMINERPYKKAMTKKEADLELQRCAGSQFDPELVDKFFKIIESDL from the coding sequence ATTAAAAGGCTTTCTAGCTTTGAATCGGTAAAGAAAAAAAGAGCTTTTAGCAAAGAAGTAATATATCCTTTAGAAGTTTTAGGAGATCTTGTTTCTGCTGCTTATAACAAATATATTAATTTCAAAAAAATCACTCATCTTAATACACATGATAACCTAACGGGATTATATAATAGAAAGTGCTTTATTTCCGAAATGAAAAAATTGGACAAAAAAGAAAATCTCCCGATTGGAATAATCATGACAGATATCAATGGCCTTAAATTAATAAATAATAGTTACGGACAACAGATTGGCGATCAAATAATTATAAAAAGTGCGGAACTTTTAAAAACCACCCTCAAAAGCAATGATATTATCGGACGCTGGGGTGGAGATGAGTTCATAATTATAATGATTAATACTCACAAACAGGAAGTTGAGCTTTATACCCGTGAAATAAAAAATCTAATTAATATTGAGCCTCAAAGTAAAATTGATATCTCTTTGAGTGCTGGTTCAGCTTTGAAAATCACTGCAGAGGAAAAGATCTTAAATCTCATCCAGCAGGCAGAGCAGGCCTTATTTACAGATCAGCTAACAAAAGAAAAGAGCAGCAAAAATAAAATTGTCCAAAGCTTATTAAGTACTTTAAGAAATAAAAGTAATGAAACCGAGCATCATTCAGTCAGAATGGCAGAACTAGCTCAAGAGTTAGGCAGAGCTGTTGGGGTAGGAAATAATGATTTAAATAAACTTGCTCTATTGGCCAATATCCATGATATAGGTAAAATTACTATACCTGAATCAATCTTAAACAAGCCTGGAAAACCAGATAAAGAAGAATGGGAAATACTTAAAAAACATCCGATTAAAGGAGCAGAAATAGCCTCCGAAACTGATGAATTTGCTCCTGTAGCTGAAGAAATATTAAGCCACCATGAACACTTTGATGTCAGTGGTTATCCGAGGGGGTTAAAAGGCAAAGAGATTCCCCTTTTAGCAAGGATATTAACTATAGTTGATGCTTATGATGTCATGATAAATGAGAGGCCTTACAAAAAGGCAATGACTAAAAAAGAAGCCGATCTGGAATTACAAAGATGTGCAGGTAGTCAATTTGACCCAGAATTAGTGGATAAGTTTTTTAAAATAATTGAATCTGATCTTTAA
- a CDS encoding PAS domain-containing protein: MKSNLNTNLFDEENCKKLFTKNKKLALIIIQFNKKTKQAYIKFLSRGAEKLLGYQSTELIDKNFAVILNKNQTNIISDIVNKALKNELKYEDIEIINKNRQKIKAELEIYPFKLKQKSKENLSFALNILDPDQCTEKLKSILNNVKNAIWSASWPDYKTYYISPSIKDIYGYEAEDFKNNFKLWYECVHPDDRNKIKETYNDLHKTGFSQKEMRIIKKSGEIIWVEDQNRFIYNENNNPIRIEGIVQDITERKKSDEKLEFQFDFQKLIADISSNFVKLDSDQFDEAVDYALKKVGSFFEIDRSYLFLTSEDGSNSSNTHEWCRDGIEPKIDELQDLDNDSFPWFRDNLVNNHYVYIADTDQLSEDAANKKKSLKDQKIKSLVAVAIFNKDELKGFLALNR, from the coding sequence ATGAAATCTAACTTAAATACTAATTTATTCGATGAAGAAAATTGCAAAAAATTATTCACCAAAAACAAAAAGCTTGCTTTAATAATCATCCAGTTTAACAAGAAAACCAAACAAGCTTATATCAAATTTTTAAGCCGTGGAGCGGAAAAACTTTTAGGTTATCAAAGCACTGAATTAATAGATAAAAATTTTGCAGTAATTCTAAATAAAAATCAGACTAATATAATTTCAGACATAGTGAATAAAGCATTAAAAAATGAACTAAAGTATGAAGACATTGAGATCATAAATAAAAATAGGCAAAAAATTAAAGCTGAGCTCGAAATATATCCTTTTAAACTTAAACAAAAGAGCAAAGAAAATTTGAGCTTTGCTTTAAATATTTTAGATCCAGATCAATGCACCGAAAAACTAAAGAGCATCTTAAACAATGTCAAAAATGCAATCTGGTCTGCTTCCTGGCCTGATTATAAAACATATTATATTAGTCCTTCCATCAAAGATATTTATGGTTATGAAGCCGAAGACTTCAAAAATAATTTTAAACTCTGGTATGAATGTGTACATCCTGATGATAGAAATAAAATTAAAGAGACTTATAATGATTTACATAAAACAGGATTTTCCCAAAAAGAAATGCGTATCATCAAAAAAAGTGGTGAGATTATCTGGGTAGAAGATCAAAATAGATTTATATACAATGAAAACAACAATCCAATTAGAATTGAAGGAATTGTACAGGATATTACAGAAAGAAAAAAATCAGATGAAAAATTAGAATTTCAGTTTGATTTCCAAAAACTCATAGCAGATATTTCGTCTAATTTTGTTAAATTAGATTCTGATCAATTTGATGAAGCAGTAGATTATGCTTTAAAAAAAGTAGGAAGTTTTTTTGAAATAGATCGTAGTTACTTGTTTTTAACCTCTGAAGATGGGAGTAACAGCAGTAATACTCATGAATGGTGTAGAGATGGTATCGAGCCTAAGATTGATGAACTTCAGGATTTAGATAATGATTCTTTCCCCTGGTTTAGAGATAATTTAGTTAACAATCATTATGTTTACATTGCTGATACAGATCAATTGAGTGAAGATGCAGCTAATAAAAAAAAATCCTTAAAAGATCAAAAGATTAAGTCTTTAGTTGCAGTTGCTATTTTCAATAAAGATGAATTAAAAGGCTTTCTAGCTTTGAATCGGTAA
- a CDS encoding glycerate kinase — protein sequence MKILVAPDSFKGSLTALEAAENIKKGIKNFDAQIEVDLLPLADGGEGTVQSLVDAADGEIIKKKVTGPLGEKVEAFYGLLAEQNTAVIEMAAASGLPLLAEAERNPLKTTTYGTGELIAAALDKGIEKIIIGIGGSATNDAGVGMAQALGAKITDKNGRQLAFGGESLAEIDNIDLSSLDPRLKEVEILAACDVDNPLYGENGAAYVYAPQKGADQKMVEILDNNLRKFNQVVMEELNINSNHIAGAGSAGGLGAGLAVFLGAELKAGIEIILNSLDFESRLEGVDFLITGEGRLDGQSINGKVPTGAGRRAQKLQIPVIAVAGSLGEGVEKVLKHGIDAYFCIIDRPADLEAIIKDSPKLLASLSEQLMRTLALSVPGTKR from the coding sequence ATGAAAATACTTGTTGCCCCGGATTCTTTTAAAGGCTCATTAACAGCTTTAGAAGCAGCAGAAAATATCAAAAAAGGCATCAAAAACTTTGATGCTCAGATAGAGGTTGATCTTTTACCCCTGGCAGATGGAGGAGAAGGAACTGTTCAATCCCTGGTAGATGCTGCTGATGGTGAAATAATCAAAAAGAAAGTTACAGGCCCTCTTGGTGAAAAAGTAGAGGCTTTTTATGGTTTGCTTGCTGAGCAAAATACTGCTGTTATAGAGATGGCAGCTGCTTCTGGACTTCCGCTGCTTGCTGAAGCTGAGAGAAATCCTCTTAAAACTACCACATATGGAACTGGAGAGTTGATTGCAGCAGCTTTAGATAAAGGAATTGAAAAAATAATTATCGGAATTGGAGGTAGTGCTACCAATGATGCTGGAGTGGGGATGGCCCAGGCTTTAGGTGCTAAAATTACTGATAAAAATGGCAGGCAATTGGCTTTTGGAGGAGAAAGTCTGGCTGAAATCGATAATATAGATTTAAGCAGCTTAGATCCCAGATTAAAAGAGGTAGAAATTTTAGCAGCCTGTGATGTAGATAACCCTCTTTATGGCGAAAATGGTGCTGCCTATGTATATGCACCGCAAAAAGGTGCTGATCAAAAGATGGTAGAAATTCTTGATAATAATTTACGAAAATTTAATCAGGTTGTTATGGAAGAACTCAATATAAACAGCAATCATATTGCTGGAGCTGGTTCAGCCGGAGGACTTGGAGCTGGCTTGGCAGTTTTTTTAGGTGCTGAATTAAAGGCTGGAATTGAGATTATATTAAATAGTCTTGATTTTGAGTCCAGACTGGAAGGTGTAGATTTTTTGATAACCGGTGAAGGAAGGTTGGATGGGCAGAGCATTAATGGTAAGGTGCCAACTGGAGCTGGCAGGCGAGCTCAAAAATTACAGATACCTGTTATCGCTGTAGCAGGCAGCCTGGGTGAAGGAGTAGAAAAAGTTTTGAAACATGGTATTGACGCTTATTTTTGTATTATAGATAGACCGGCTGATTTAGAGGCGATAATAAAAGATAGCCCAAAATTGCTGGCAAGTTTAAGTGAACAGCTAATGAGAACTTTAGCCCTATCTGTACCAGGTACTAAACGCTAA
- a CDS encoding inverse autotransporter beta-barrel domain-containing protein: protein MSYKAKFFLFGALIFIFLIFLLTMVCYGEVDRRARFDIDGSIGDDFIGQASILYPLRNSEDSIVYSDLRYRVGSDDPEEWNIGLGYRRKFSDRDNALAGVYLFRDRRDEYDNYWDMWTIGGEILTDQWDFRVNAYLSDDDKVLAAGSENANNELLVNNEQQLIFASSGAVYYKSMDGVDLEVGRRLRERDDFLNNVGAYLRVFRFSADEMETMTGQQLRIDKLIGERDDINYKFGVDWQNDNLRDSETKATFSVSIPFGGSSDSKESEERESEMTADEVLEARMTEKPVRDLDIIISETEEDGEIREERIAVDPLTGEEIGTVYFVTDDGDGDGSEDNPTKLSDLNSEEHDLIILSGEINYDQLILSEGQKLISAETGELEVSDGNGSTAVFAPDGNSATLKGEPSENDALLKLNNMNTVSGLRMEIESNGDYKRQIAIIIEDSSDTDKFHIIKDNTIDSANIGIAYENDEIDLEEKYEAENTFNSVDLKSLDGQCASDDSLIVNWHELDNVREDLTKDYELVNNLNEDVSGYDEHASENANDDKGWNPIGADSVEFVGVFDGNDYVISDLYIDREGENYIGLFSEIDSAGEIKNLGLADVYITGDDYVGGLVGRNDGTIENISIKDVDITGDKFVGGLVGYNHNGTIENISIKDVDISGKAQFGGLVGINYQGTIYDSYVTGEEKITGDDHVGGLVGINYQGTIYDSYVRGDVDITGEQRVGGLVGYNNFGEIINSHATGSVTATERRVGGLVGQNSGGTIEKSYADVDVEAENSDEIRVDIGGLVGHNSGTIEQSYAEGLVKGSNDSDDSDARIEIGGLVGRNQDATIKNSYATGDVELVSAGDNVEVNLGGLVGKNRNNHNPPKIENSYAIGEINGGNSEEHNLGGLVGYNNKDGSDKPEIIDSFALDNSLEIIGEDEGELTGRVALASEDDLKGSNLYRKVEDFNSYDNLNEAWDENIWDFGSDEDYPILEWQD, encoded by the coding sequence ATGAGCTATAAAGCCAAATTTTTTCTTTTTGGTGCTCTAATTTTCATATTTCTAATTTTTTTGCTGACAATGGTTTGTTATGGAGAAGTGGATAGAAGGGCCAGGTTTGATATTGATGGCAGCATCGGAGATGATTTTATAGGTCAGGCAAGCATATTATATCCTTTAAGAAATAGTGAAGATTCTATTGTCTATTCTGACTTAAGGTATAGGGTTGGTAGTGATGATCCTGAAGAATGGAATATTGGTTTAGGCTATAGAAGAAAATTTAGTGATAGAGACAATGCTCTAGCCGGTGTATATCTTTTTAGAGATCGCCGGGATGAATATGATAACTACTGGGATATGTGGACCATCGGTGGGGAAATATTAACTGATCAGTGGGATTTTAGGGTCAATGCTTATTTAAGTGATGATGATAAGGTACTGGCAGCTGGTTCTGAGAATGCAAATAATGAGCTTTTGGTGAATAATGAACAGCAGTTAATATTTGCTAGTAGTGGAGCAGTATATTATAAAAGTATGGATGGTGTTGATTTAGAAGTAGGGAGAAGGCTTAGAGAAAGAGATGACTTTTTAAATAATGTTGGAGCCTATCTCAGAGTCTTTAGATTTTCGGCTGATGAAATGGAAACAATGACAGGACAACAATTAAGAATAGATAAGTTAATAGGTGAAAGAGATGATATCAACTATAAATTTGGTGTAGACTGGCAGAATGATAATCTAAGGGACAGTGAAACTAAGGCTACTTTTTCAGTTTCTATTCCTTTTGGCGGCAGTTCAGATAGCAAAGAAAGTGAAGAAAGAGAAAGCGAAATGACTGCAGATGAGGTATTAGAAGCAAGAATGACAGAAAAACCAGTCAGAGATTTAGATATTATTATAAGTGAAACAGAAGAAGATGGAGAAATTAGAGAAGAAAGAATAGCTGTTGATCCTTTAACCGGTGAAGAAATAGGCACTGTATATTTTGTTACTGATGATGGAGATGGCGATGGAAGTGAAGATAACCCTACTAAGTTAAGTGATTTAAACAGTGAAGAACATGATTTAATCATACTTTCAGGAGAAATTAATTATGATCAATTAATCCTATCTGAAGGCCAAAAATTAATATCTGCTGAAACCGGAGAACTTGAAGTAAGTGATGGCAATGGAAGTACCGCTGTTTTTGCTCCTGATGGTAATTCGGCAACATTGAAAGGTGAACCATCTGAAAATGATGCATTGTTGAAATTAAATAATATGAATACTGTTTCAGGGCTAAGGATGGAAATAGAATCAAACGGTGATTATAAAAGACAGATAGCAATAATTATTGAAGATTCATCTGATACTGACAAATTTCATATCATAAAAGATAATACTATTGATTCAGCCAATATTGGAATCGCTTATGAAAATGATGAGATAGATTTAGAAGAAAAGTATGAAGCTGAGAATACATTCAATTCGGTAGATCTAAAATCTCTGGATGGTCAATGTGCTTCTGATGATTCTTTAATAGTAAATTGGCATGAGTTAGATAATGTTAGAGAAGATTTAACAAAAGATTATGAGCTAGTCAATAACTTAAATGAAGACGTAAGTGGTTATGATGAACATGCAAGTGAAAATGCTAATGATGATAAAGGCTGGAATCCTATAGGTGCTGATTCAGTTGAATTTGTGGGTGTTTTTGATGGTAATGATTATGTAATAAGTGATTTATATATAGATCGTGAAGGAGAAAATTATATTGGTTTATTTAGTGAAATAGACTCAGCAGGGGAGATTAAAAATCTTGGCTTGGCAGATGTATATATAACAGGTGATGATTATGTTGGTGGCCTTGTTGGTCGGAATGATGGGACAATCGAGAATATCTCTATAAAAGATGTAGATATAACAGGTGATAAATTTGTTGGTGGTCTGGTTGGATATAATCATAATGGGACAATCGAGAATATCTCTATAAAAGATGTAGATATAAGTGGTAAAGCTCAATTTGGTGGGCTCGTTGGTATAAATTATCAAGGGACAATCTATGATTCTTATGTAACAGGTGAGGAAAAAATAACAGGTGATGACCATGTTGGTGGTCTGGTTGGTATAAATTATCAAGGGACAATCTATGATTCTTATGTAAGAGGTGATGTAGATATAACAGGTGAACAAAGAGTTGGTGGACTGGTTGGATATAATAATTTTGGTGAAATAATTAATTCGCATGCAACAGGCTCTGTGACAGCTACTGAGCGTCGAGTAGGCGGATTAGTTGGCCAAAATAGTGGTGGCACAATAGAAAAATCTTATGCAGATGTAGATGTAGAAGCAGAAAATTCTGATGAAATAAGAGTAGATATAGGTGGTTTGGTTGGACATAACAGTGGTACAATTGAACAAAGTTATGCTGAAGGGTTGGTAAAAGGAAGCAATGATAGTGATGATTCTGATGCAAGGATAGAAATAGGTGGTTTAGTAGGACGTAATCAAGACGCTACAATTAAAAATAGTTATGCAACTGGAGATGTTGAATTAGTATCTGCTGGAGATAATGTTGAAGTTAATTTAGGGGGATTGGTCGGCAAAAATCGTAACAATCATAATCCTCCTAAAATTGAGAATAGCTACGCAATTGGAGAAATTAATGGTGGAAATTCTGAAGAACATAATTTAGGAGGCTTGGTTGGTTATAATAATAAAGATGGTAGCGATAAACCAGAGATTATTGATTCATTTGCCTTAGATAATAGTCTTGAAATAATAGGGGAAGATGAAGGTGAATTAACTGGTAGAGTTGCACTAGCTTCTGAAGATGATTTGAAGGGAAGTAATCTTTATAGAAAAGTAGAAGATTTCAATAGCTATGATAATCTAAATGAAGCCTGGGATGAAAACATCTGGGATTTTGGCAGTGATGAAGATTATCCAATTTTAGAATGGCAGGATTAA